The following are from one region of the Longimicrobium sp. genome:
- a CDS encoding amino acid permease, whose translation MMNMRDGDSRELAKLGYVQRLDRSLGSFAAFAMSYGFVAVLTSVTALFFFGFAAAGPGFVWGYPLAAIPTVLVCLCLAELAGEIPLTGSLYQWTRALTHSRLLPWLTGWFFIAALLTVMPVIGPTLQAVLTPVFNGLQLVGGSADIGTSTTKGGALNAVILGVVGLVFTTIVNILGVRWAARVAGAVVIIELIACCVIVVGFAFNIHRGPGVIFESQGTGAGYTTGYSGALLVALMAGGYSYFGFESAATLAEEVRNPRAVGPKTLIRALGLVIVSAILLATFALMAVPNIEAPELATIGMPYIIQSTLGETVGDMVLLGVGIAVLGAITALQATAGRVIFAMARNDRLPFSSILSRVSPKWKTPIAPLVVLGVGGCALLFLNYGNTRIFSTIAAVGIVLYYITYLFVVAPMLMARLRGQWPPARQGPYFSLGRWGFAVNLGAVVGTLALIIDIAWPRAFVYGTDHWYLQWGSVTVPALLLLVGLPYYAVVIRHRDDAPRLEHSAAVDSTQAANEPGPAATPIANDS comes from the coding sequence ATGATGAACATGCGTGATGGAGACTCGCGAGAGCTCGCCAAACTCGGCTACGTCCAGCGTCTAGACCGATCGCTCGGTTCGTTTGCCGCGTTTGCGATGTCGTATGGGTTCGTCGCGGTCCTCACCTCCGTGACGGCGCTCTTCTTCTTCGGCTTCGCCGCCGCCGGCCCCGGCTTTGTCTGGGGCTATCCGCTTGCAGCGATCCCAACCGTGCTCGTCTGCCTCTGCCTCGCCGAGCTGGCGGGAGAGATCCCGCTGACGGGCTCGCTCTATCAGTGGACGCGAGCGCTCACACACTCGCGACTCCTGCCCTGGCTCACAGGCTGGTTTTTCATCGCGGCCTTGCTGACCGTCATGCCGGTCATCGGCCCGACGCTGCAAGCGGTGCTGACGCCAGTCTTCAACGGGCTCCAGCTCGTGGGCGGAAGCGCGGACATCGGAACCTCGACCACCAAGGGCGGTGCACTCAACGCGGTGATCCTCGGAGTCGTGGGTCTTGTGTTCACGACAATCGTGAACATCCTCGGCGTCAGGTGGGCGGCGCGCGTCGCGGGAGCGGTCGTGATCATCGAACTAATCGCCTGCTGCGTCATTGTCGTGGGATTCGCCTTCAACATACATCGCGGCCCCGGAGTGATCTTCGAGTCGCAAGGAACGGGAGCCGGTTACACAACGGGATACTCCGGAGCGCTCCTCGTCGCGCTCATGGCGGGCGGCTACAGCTACTTCGGCTTCGAGAGCGCAGCGACCCTCGCCGAGGAGGTGCGCAACCCTCGTGCGGTCGGACCCAAGACGCTGATCCGTGCGCTCGGGCTGGTGATCGTCTCCGCGATCTTGCTCGCAACGTTCGCCCTCATGGCCGTGCCCAACATCGAGGCGCCCGAGCTTGCAACCATCGGCATGCCGTACATCATCCAGTCCACGCTCGGGGAGACCGTCGGCGACATGGTCCTCCTCGGCGTCGGGATCGCGGTGCTCGGGGCGATCACCGCCCTACAGGCGACCGCCGGCCGCGTCATCTTCGCCATGGCGCGCAACGATCGCCTGCCGTTCAGTTCGATCCTCTCGCGCGTCTCGCCAAAATGGAAGACGCCGATCGCGCCCCTCGTGGTGCTCGGCGTCGGCGGTTGCGCGCTGCTGTTCCTGAATTACGGCAACACGCGGATCTTCTCGACCATCGCCGCAGTTGGCATCGTCCTCTACTACATCACCTACCTGTTCGTCGTCGCGCCGATGCTCATGGCACGCCTGCGAGGCCAATGGCCGCCCGCCCGCCAAGGTCCGTACTTCTCGCTCGGACGCTGGGGCTTCGCGGTGAACCTGGGCGCCGTTGTCGGCACCTTGGCGCTGATAATCGATATCGCCTGGCCCCGGGCGTTCGTGTACGGCACGGACCACTGGTATCTCCAGTGGGGCTCGGTGACCGTCCCGGCGCTGCTTCTCTTGGTCGGCCTCCCCTACTACGCGGTCGTCATCCGCCATCGCGACGACGCCCCGCGGCTCGAGCACTCGGCGGCGGTCGACTCGACGCAAGCCGCCAACGAACCCGGACCGGCGGCCACGCCGATCGCCAACGACAGCTGA
- a CDS encoding Ig-like domain-containing protein, which produces MRFKHCCPLALLGAGLLGACTDDVTGTGGANPAPEAPRALGLVEIRISGIGTAQMSAAVFPLERARGDLTPVPGGSPAGTVQVRHVSAATVDVGTRGAGGQRYLQAVFQVRNADAQGTAYATQRRNVAFVPVSTAGTIPGTPVRRFLRQDGGAADSALAAQLRPTGAVALDAGGAPASQYPDVLQAFTEAEADAIGMPEGVTNRFPYGFVVRHATATDTRTLAPTPAADQFDGRVTFAYRIPLAATAADDPFTISVLAVAVEDGETRVTQAPEEQAAAGRSAFEARAAALAATGVTLFPGGAYAGSAAKRMLCGVRTAGESGNPAATLSPCPAIASVAVSPTDAVRLVNVASELVGQTVQLTAAATDANGGPAEWASIAWSSSDSAVATVSGTGLVTITGAGRATITAAAGGKSGTATLAGEPLRAATLTTGTSHACGLTPSGAAYCWGANYRGQLGDGTTTDRGSPVAVAGGHTFTSISAGFAFTVALTSSGVAYAWGGNDEGALGDGTTTNRAEPVAVSGGLTFASISAGGFHVVGLTSTGAAYAWGRNQQGQLGDGTDTLRTAPVAVTGGLSFARVEGGFFHTVALTSTGAVYQWGGSGIASAAPMVVPTGGRPFVSVSTSAYHTVALAASGKAYAWGSNSVGQLGDGTTTNSAAPVAVSGELTFASITAGRDYTLALTRAGAAYAWGGNVRGSLGDGTTTDRTAPVAVSGGLTFTSIGAGVFYTSIGVTSAGAAYGWGDYSGQSGGSPGTIYPAPVAISGGVVFKQP; this is translated from the coding sequence ATGCGGTTCAAACATTGCTGCCCCCTTGCCCTGCTCGGCGCCGGACTCCTGGGCGCGTGCACCGACGACGTCACCGGCACGGGCGGCGCAAACCCCGCTCCGGAGGCCCCGCGCGCGCTCGGCCTGGTGGAGATCCGCATCAGCGGCATCGGCACCGCCCAGATGAGCGCCGCGGTGTTTCCGCTGGAGCGCGCGCGGGGGGACCTCACCCCGGTGCCGGGCGGCAGCCCCGCGGGCACCGTCCAGGTGCGCCACGTGAGCGCCGCCACGGTGGACGTGGGTACGCGTGGGGCCGGGGGACAGCGCTACCTGCAGGCCGTCTTCCAAGTGCGCAACGCGGATGCGCAGGGCACCGCCTACGCCACGCAGCGGCGGAACGTGGCCTTCGTTCCCGTGAGCACCGCGGGCACCATCCCCGGCACACCCGTGCGGCGGTTCCTCAGGCAGGACGGCGGCGCCGCGGACTCCGCGCTGGCGGCGCAGCTGCGGCCCACCGGGGCGGTTGCGCTGGACGCGGGGGGCGCGCCGGCCTCGCAGTACCCGGACGTTCTGCAGGCCTTCACCGAGGCCGAGGCGGATGCGATCGGCATGCCGGAGGGGGTGACGAACCGCTTTCCCTACGGCTTCGTGGTGCGGCACGCCACGGCAACGGACACGCGGACGCTGGCGCCCACCCCGGCGGCGGACCAGTTCGACGGGCGCGTCACCTTTGCGTACCGCATCCCGCTGGCGGCCACGGCGGCGGACGACCCCTTCACCATCTCGGTGCTGGCGGTGGCGGTGGAGGACGGCGAGACGCGCGTGACGCAGGCGCCGGAGGAGCAGGCGGCGGCGGGGCGCAGCGCGTTCGAGGCGCGGGCCGCCGCGCTGGCCGCCACGGGGGTCACGCTCTTCCCCGGCGGCGCGTACGCGGGAAGCGCGGCGAAGCGCATGCTCTGCGGGGTGCGCACCGCGGGCGAGAGCGGGAATCCGGCAGCCACGCTCTCCCCCTGCCCGGCGATCGCATCGGTGGCGGTGAGCCCGACGGACGCGGTGCGGCTGGTGAACGTGGCGAGCGAGCTGGTGGGGCAGACGGTGCAGCTGACCGCGGCCGCCACGGACGCCAACGGCGGCCCCGCCGAGTGGGCGAGCATCGCGTGGAGCAGCTCGGACTCCGCGGTGGCGACGGTGAGCGGCACGGGGCTGGTGACCATTACGGGCGCGGGCAGGGCCACGATCACCGCCGCCGCGGGCGGGAAGAGCGGAACGGCCACCCTTGCGGGTGAGCCGCTGAGGGCGGCGACCCTGACGACCGGGACGAGCCACGCCTGCGGACTGACCCCCTCGGGTGCGGCGTACTGCTGGGGGGCCAACTACCGGGGCCAGCTGGGCGACGGCACCACCACGGACCGCGGCTCGCCGGTGGCGGTCGCAGGCGGGCATACCTTCACCAGCATCAGCGCGGGCTTCGCCTTCACGGTGGCGCTGACCTCCTCGGGAGTGGCCTACGCGTGGGGGGGCAACGACGAGGGCGCGCTGGGCGACGGCACCACCACGAACCGCGCCGAGCCGGTGGCGGTCTCCGGCGGGCTGACCTTCGCCAGCATCAGCGCGGGCGGCTTTCACGTGGTGGGGCTTACCTCCACGGGTGCGGCCTACGCCTGGGGGCGCAACCAGCAGGGCCAGCTCGGCGACGGCACGGACACCCTGCGCACCGCGCCGGTGGCGGTCACCGGCGGGCTCAGCTTCGCGAGGGTTGAGGGGGGCTTCTTCCACACGGTTGCGCTGACCTCCACGGGTGCGGTATACCAGTGGGGGGGAAGCGGCATCGCTAGCGCCGCACCCATGGTGGTGCCCACGGGCGGGCGGCCGTTCGTGAGCGTCTCCACGAGCGCGTACCATACGGTGGCGCTCGCCGCCTCGGGCAAGGCCTACGCGTGGGGGAGCAACTCCGTGGGCCAGCTGGGCGACGGCACCACCACGAACAGCGCCGCGCCGGTGGCGGTTTCCGGCGAGCTTACGTTCGCCAGCATCACGGCGGGCAGAGACTACACGTTGGCGCTGACCCGGGCGGGTGCGGCCTACGCCTGGGGAGGCAACGTCCGCGGATCGCTGGGCGACGGCACGACCACGGACCGTACCGCGCCCGTGGCGGTCTCGGGCGGGCTGACGTTCACGAGCATCGGCGCGGGTGTGTTTTACACGTCGATCGGAGTGACCTCCGCGGGCGCGGCCTACGGGTGGGGAGACTATTCGGGCCAGTCGGGTGGCAGTCCCGGCACGATCTACCCCGCACCTGTGGCGATCTCCGGCGGGGTGGTCTTCAAGCAGCCGTGA
- a CDS encoding PqqD family protein — translation MYARNPRVIETHLDRELILLDPGTGEMFSLNDTGRRIWSALPAESVTAAARELAAVLDVDVATAERDVRGLFERLRAAELIRVST, via the coding sequence ATGTACGCCAGGAATCCCCGCGTCATCGAAACGCACCTGGATCGCGAGCTGATCCTGCTCGATCCGGGCACGGGCGAGATGTTCAGCCTCAACGACACGGGCCGCCGCATCTGGAGTGCGCTTCCCGCGGAATCGGTGACCGCCGCCGCACGCGAGCTCGCTGCCGTGCTCGACGTCGACGTCGCGACGGCTGAGCGGGACGTGCGCGGCCTCTTTGAGCGGCTGCGCGCCGCGGAGCTGATCCGCGTCTCCACATGA
- a CDS encoding Ig-like domain-containing protein: MVASLRRTTALGFLALLLTACSDDPAGPASVESVEVTSPAASIVAGQTMQLSIVLKDPSGNVLPGRAITWNSDNKAVATVSASGVVTALTPGSATITASAEEKVGRVALTIAPVPVATLTLSPNPVQVGVGLTTQLTLIARDAAGNELGGRPATLVTSNAAVAAIDGNRVVTGVSAGTATITATAEGKTTTATINVVPGPVTSVEVTPQNATIQSGASVQLTAVARDASGAAVGGRPITWTSANPAVASVSPTGMVTGSNPGGPVAITATVEGKSAMAQVTVIPVPIATLTLSPNPAEVRVGLTTQLTLIARDAAGNELGGRTVTLVTSNAAVAAIDANRMVTGMSAGTATITATAEGKTATATVNVVPGPVTSVEVTPQNATIQSGASVQLTAIARDASGAAVGGRPITWTSADPAVASVSATGLVTGSNPGGPVAITATVEGKSAMAQVTVIPVPIATLTLSPNPAEVRVGLTTQLTLIARDAAGNELGGRTATLVTSNAAVATIDGNRVVTGVSAGTATITATAEGKTATATINVVPGPVASVEVTPQNLQLRENAWRQFTATTRDASGAVVTGRPVTWSSSNEAVATVSTSGLSNGTALVSGVSAGTATITATSEGKSGSTTVTVLRAQVTSIRFAPFPDPFIVGDTVRARATAVDSVGRELPDRTVTYSGSNDAVATVSPSGLMGGVSAGSVTVTATSEGVSGTQTGSVVDVYPSFDALTCQAVKVGATCTASARIRYTANGNGFPGARTIVFTSSDPGIARVAQPSTSQSTSQTATITGVSPGTVTLTATYVGANGVTRSRTMQFRVDP; the protein is encoded by the coding sequence ATGGTCGCCTCCCTGCGCCGTACCACCGCCCTCGGGTTCCTGGCCCTTCTGCTCACCGCGTGCAGCGACGATCCCGCGGGGCCCGCCTCCGTCGAATCCGTCGAAGTCACGTCACCCGCGGCGAGCATCGTCGCTGGGCAGACGATGCAGCTCTCCATCGTGCTCAAGGATCCTTCCGGCAACGTACTGCCCGGCCGCGCGATTACGTGGAACAGCGACAACAAGGCGGTCGCAACGGTGAGCGCCAGTGGCGTCGTCACCGCACTGACGCCGGGCTCGGCCACCATCACCGCGTCCGCGGAGGAAAAGGTGGGGCGGGTGGCGCTGACGATTGCCCCGGTGCCGGTCGCCACGCTGACGCTCTCGCCGAATCCGGTCCAGGTAGGGGTGGGGCTCACTACGCAGCTCACGCTGATCGCGCGCGATGCCGCGGGCAACGAGCTGGGCGGGCGCCCTGCCACGCTCGTCACCTCCAACGCGGCGGTGGCGGCCATCGATGGCAACCGCGTGGTGACGGGAGTGTCCGCGGGCACCGCGACCATCACCGCGACGGCTGAAGGGAAGACGACGACCGCCACCATCAACGTCGTTCCCGGCCCGGTGACGTCGGTCGAGGTCACTCCGCAGAACGCGACGATCCAGTCGGGCGCGTCGGTGCAGCTCACCGCCGTCGCGCGCGATGCGAGCGGGGCGGCGGTCGGCGGGCGTCCCATCACCTGGACCAGCGCGAACCCCGCGGTGGCCTCGGTGAGCCCGACCGGTATGGTGACCGGTTCGAATCCCGGCGGGCCGGTGGCGATCACCGCCACGGTCGAGGGAAAGTCCGCGATGGCGCAGGTCACGGTGATCCCGGTGCCCATCGCCACGCTGACGCTCTCGCCGAATCCGGCGGAGGTGCGGGTGGGGCTCACCACCCAGCTCACGCTGATCGCGCGTGACGCCGCGGGCAACGAGCTGGGCGGGCGCACCGTCACGCTCGTCACCTCCAATGCGGCGGTGGCGGCCATCGACGCGAACCGGATGGTGACCGGGATGTCCGCGGGCACCGCGACCATCACCGCCACCGCGGAAGGGAAGACGGCGACCGCGACCGTCAACGTCGTTCCCGGCCCGGTGACGTCGGTCGAGGTCACTCCGCAGAACGCGACGATCCAGTCGGGCGCGTCGGTGCAGCTCACCGCGATCGCGCGTGATGCGAGCGGGGCGGCGGTGGGCGGACGTCCCATCACCTGGACCAGCGCGGACCCCGCGGTGGCCTCGGTGAGCGCGACGGGCCTGGTGACCGGATCGAACCCCGGTGGGCCGGTGGCGATCACCGCCACGGTCGAGGGGAAGTCCGCGATGGCGCAGGTCACGGTCATCCCGGTGCCGATCGCCACGCTCACGCTCTCGCCGAACCCGGCGGAGGTGCGCGTGGGCCTCACCACCCAGCTCACCCTGATCGCGCGCGACGCGGCGGGGAACGAGCTGGGCGGGCGCACCGCCACGCTCGTCACCTCCAACGCGGCGGTGGCGACCATCGATGGCAACCGGGTGGTGACGGGAGTGTCCGCCGGTACGGCGACCATCACCGCCACCGCTGAAGGGAAGACGGCGACCGCGACGATCAACGTCGTTCCCGGCCCGGTGGCGTCCGTGGAAGTGACGCCGCAGAACCTGCAGTTGCGTGAGAACGCGTGGCGTCAGTTCACCGCGACCACGCGCGATGCCAGCGGTGCGGTGGTCACCGGGAGGCCGGTCACCTGGAGCAGCTCCAACGAGGCGGTCGCCACCGTGAGCACCTCCGGGCTCAGCAACGGCACCGCGCTCGTGAGCGGCGTGTCCGCCGGCACCGCCACCATCACCGCGACGAGCGAGGGGAAGAGCGGCTCCACGACGGTGACGGTCCTGCGCGCCCAGGTCACCTCGATTCGCTTCGCCCCGTTCCCGGACCCGTTCATCGTGGGTGACACCGTCCGTGCCCGCGCCACGGCCGTGGACTCCGTGGGGCGCGAGCTCCCGGACCGCACCGTCACCTACTCCGGCTCGAACGACGCGGTCGCGACCGTCTCGCCCTCCGGGCTGATGGGCGGCGTCAGCGCCGGAAGCGTCACCGTCACCGCGACCAGCGAGGGCGTGTCCGGCACCCAGACGGGTTCCGTGGTTGACGTGTACCCCTCGTTCGATGCCCTGACGTGCCAGGCCGTAAAGGTGGGAGCGACCTGCACCGCTTCCGCGCGGATCCGTTACACCGCGAACGGCAACGGTTTCCCGGGGGCTCGGACGATCGTGTTCACGAGCTCCGACCCCGGTATCGCCAGGGTCGCGCAGCCGTCCACCAGCCAATCCACCAGCCAAACCGCGACAATCACCGGCGTCTCGCCCGGCACCGTGACGCTCACCGCCACCTACGTCGGCGCGAACGGCGTCACCCGCTCCCGCACGATGCAGTTCAGGGTCGACCCCTGA
- a CDS encoding cupin domain-containing protein: protein MSEPTHPRARELVRILGLQPHPEGGAFREVFRSPLAVRPADGRPERSALTAIYFLLADGAASRWHRVSSDESWCWLEGDPLELWCMPDAGGPARRQTLGPVAEGVHALGIVPAGEWQAARTRGAYTLVACMVGPGFDFADFQMLADLPADAERARAAGGEVSALV from the coding sequence ATGAGCGAGCCGACACACCCGCGCGCCCGCGAGCTGGTGCGAATTCTCGGCCTGCAGCCGCACCCGGAGGGCGGCGCCTTTCGCGAGGTCTTCCGCTCTCCACTGGCCGTGCGTCCCGCCGACGGACGCCCGGAGCGGAGCGCGCTCACCGCCATCTACTTCCTCCTGGCCGACGGCGCCGCCAGCCGCTGGCATCGCGTAAGCTCGGACGAGTCGTGGTGCTGGCTGGAGGGCGACCCGCTGGAGCTGTGGTGCATGCCGGATGCGGGCGGCCCCGCACGCCGCCAGACGCTGGGCCCGGTGGCCGAGGGCGTCCACGCGCTGGGCATCGTGCCCGCCGGCGAGTGGCAGGCCGCGCGTACCCGTGGGGCGTACACCCTGGTGGCGTGCATGGTGGGCCCCGGCTTCGACTTCGCCGACTTCCAGATGCTCGCCGACCTCCCCGCCGACGCCGAGCGGGCGCGCGCCGCGGGCGGTGAGGTGTCGGCGCTGGTGTGA
- a CDS encoding HIT family protein yields MPGECIFCQIVAGESPVSAFYEDDVVLGLMTIGPVNTGHAMVIPRRHAASLSEMDEETGRHLWTIAQRTAEAIRNSGVRCEGVNLFLADGAAAAQEVFHVHMHVIPRYVGDPFKIVADWTIHPPREELDQAARQIRAAYGQLWSGGPRT; encoded by the coding sequence ATGCCCGGCGAGTGCATCTTCTGCCAGATCGTCGCGGGTGAAAGCCCCGTGAGCGCGTTCTACGAGGACGACGTAGTGCTCGGCCTAATGACCATCGGCCCGGTGAACACGGGGCACGCGATGGTGATCCCCAGGCGGCACGCGGCCTCACTGAGCGAGATGGACGAGGAGACCGGCAGGCACCTGTGGACCATCGCCCAGCGAACCGCGGAGGCGATCCGGAATTCCGGCGTGCGCTGCGAGGGCGTGAACCTCTTCCTGGCCGATGGCGCGGCTGCGGCACAGGAGGTCTTCCACGTGCACATGCACGTGATCCCGCGCTACGTGGGCGATCCCTTCAAGATCGTGGCCGACTGGACGATCCATCCGCCGCGCGAGGAGCTGGACCAGGCCGCCCGCCAGATCCGAGCCGCGTACGGCCAGCTCTGGTCCGGCGGACCCCGGACGTGA
- a CDS encoding response regulator has product MRALIVDGDCGMRQALSAIVGELGLEVTDAATVFTASGHLAAEAYDLLVLSLLLPDGTGMDVVRAAHRLGCEAPFLLVTGAHDLDALPAAVAAVLGWDEV; this is encoded by the coding sequence ATGCGAGCATTGATCGTCGATGGTGATTGCGGGATGCGTCAGGCGTTGTCGGCAATCGTGGGCGAGCTCGGGCTTGAGGTGACGGACGCGGCGACCGTGTTCACCGCATCGGGGCATCTGGCGGCGGAGGCGTACGACCTGCTGGTGCTGTCGCTCCTTCTCCCCGACGGAACCGGGATGGACGTCGTGCGGGCCGCGCACCGGCTGGGGTGCGAGGCGCCCTTTCTTCTCGTCACCGGCGCGCACGACCTGGACGCGCTGCCTGCGGCCGTCGCGGCGGTCCTCGGCTGGGACGAGGTCTAG